ACTTCTTGCGTCTCTCCTGCCTTAACTGAAGCACCCCGGGAACATACCCGTCGTAATTGCAATCCGGTTCCAGCTGTTGATCGTATTAACCGCCATAATCCAGTCCACTACTTCCTCTTCGGTAAAATGCTTAAGCATCTTGTGATACAGCTCCAGCGGAACGCCAGCCTGGCTAATCAGAGTGACATGCTCGGCGAATTCCAAGAGCACCCGCTCCTTCTCACTGAACAACGGCGCTTCCCGCCAGACACTGAGCAGCAGAATATGCTCGGCATAGTTCCCCAGCTTCATCAGGTCCTTGGCATGCATATCCAGACAGAAGGCACAGCCGTTGATCTGTGAGACCCGGATTTTGACCAGCTCATACAGTACTTTATCCTTGCTGCGGCTGCCTGCGTGCTGCTCCAGTGCCATCATGGCCCGGAACGCCGGCCCGTTAACCTCACGATAATTCATTCTTAGACTCATCTCAACAACGCCTCCATTTATGGTCTTCACTCCTGTAGACAAGATGGGGCGCTTGTTTGTGACAGAATCACTATAAAAAACCGGAAGTCATAAAAATGCACTCCCGATTCTGATGATAATCGCTGTACTTATACGCTTAGGCTCTTGGCCCTGCGCGAGTTGAACAGCCTCCAGCCGGTGAGCAGCGCCGACAGCAGGCAGATGCCGGAGGAGGTCATGAAGACCACATGCATCCCTGAGAGGAACAGCTCCGGCCGTCCCTCCACCAGTCCGGTCACCCGGTAGCCCGCCTTGCTGCTCATCACATGGAACAGGATAGTGGTGGCCACGGTGATGCCGACCACCATGCCCACATTGCGCACCAGCGAATTGACGCTTCCCGCTGACCCGAGCTGAGTGCGTGGCACGGTCGACATAATCAGCGAGTTGTTCGGCGAACCGAACATCCCGCTGCCGATGCCGAGCATGGCGATCCAGGTGCCGACCAGCAGCACCGGACTGCCTTCATGCAGCCGGGCCAGCCCGAACTGTGCTGCGACCATGACAAGCAGCCCTGCGAAGGTCAGCAGCTCGGAGCCGATCTTGTCAGACAACGCTCCGCTGAGCGGGGCAATCACGACCATACAGATCGGATAGAGCATCAGCAGGAAGCCCGCATCGAACGGTGACAGGTTCAGCATGTTCTGCGCAT
This region of Paenibacillus sp. FSL K6-1096 genomic DNA includes:
- a CDS encoding carboxymuconolactone decarboxylase family protein gives rise to the protein MSLRMNYREVNGPAFRAMMALEQHAGSRSKDKVLYELVKIRVSQINGCAFCLDMHAKDLMKLGNYAEHILLLSVWREAPLFSEKERVLLEFAEHVTLISQAGVPLELYHKMLKHFTEEEVVDWIMAVNTINSWNRIAITTGMFPGCFS